From Neomonachus schauinslandi chromosome 4, ASM220157v2, whole genome shotgun sequence:
CAGTGGGCAGCTGGGTGAGGAGAGGGCCCCAGATTGCTGGAGCCAGGAGGCCGCAAAGACCCTGCAGGCTAGCGCAGTTGTAATCCGAGTGGGCGAAGATCTGGACCCTGGGAAAGAAATTCGGGTTGCctagcccctcccctcccttccccgccactcttctcccctccttttctgtctctacacctctcctctcctcctcccctctccccttcttccctccccttcacaTTTCTCCCgtccgctcccctccccccagggctcTGGTCGGTCCCCAGCGGAGCTGAGTTCCCGTCGGGCTTCCGCAGCTGTCTGCCCGGCGTTAGCCAGCTTCTGCGGCGCGGAGAGGAGGGAGGCGGTGGCCTGCGCTGCCCCCTGGCGCACGAGCGCGCAGGAGGCAGCACCATGGACAGCGCCGGCCCGAGCCCGAAGGCACCCGCCCCGCTCGGCCCCTGCGCCCCTGCCATTTGGGCCCCTGCTCCGGCCACCGGCGGCTCGCCCTCCCCGCCACCCCTGCTCCTCTTCCCTGGAGGTCTCCCCGGCCCGTCCTCCAGCGTCCCGGGGCCGCAGCCGGCGCCTCGCCGCTGCACCGAGAGCCCGGGGCCGGGTCTGGGCGTTTGGCGGCCCTGGTGAGTCCCGGCGCGGCCTCGGACTCAAGGGGGCCCCCGCCTGGCATG
This genomic window contains:
- the HES3 gene encoding transcription factor HES-3, whose protein sequence is MGTKPGTQASSGGHAGGFRKVWSPEERRISKPLMEKKRRARINVSLEQLKSLLEKHYSHQIRKRKLEKADILELSVKYMKSLQNSVQGLWSVPSGAEFPSGFRSCLPGVSQLLRRGEEGGGGLRCPLAHERAGGSTMDSAGPSPKAPAPLGPCAPAIWAPAPATGGSPSPPPLLLFPGGLPGPSSSVPGPQPAPRRCTESPGPGLGVWRPW